A single window of Tenericutes bacterium MZ-XQ DNA harbors:
- a CDS encoding maltose O-acetyltransferase translates to MKEVEKMLSGLLYQASDETLSIMRDRAKNLMYDYNQLRPNAYQKKDLLLRDLLGKAGENVYINQPLYVDYGKHISIGNDFFANYDCTFLDVAHITIGNNVMFGPKVSLLTATHPLDKDIRNEQYEYGLPITIKNDVWIGGNVVVNPGVTIGCGVVVGSGSVVTKDLPDDTLCYGNPCRVIRKLTEEDKIYWEKQKAISLSNK, encoded by the coding sequence ATGAAGGAAGTTGAAAAAATGCTATCAGGTCTTTTATATCAAGCAAGTGATGAAACATTAAGTATCATGCGTGATCGAGCGAAAAACTTGATGTATGATTATAATCAATTAAGACCAAATGCATATCAAAAAAAAGATTTACTTTTAAGGGATTTGTTGGGTAAAGCAGGAGAAAATGTATACATTAATCAACCTTTATATGTTGATTATGGAAAACATATATCCATTGGAAATGATTTTTTTGCAAACTATGATTGTACGTTTTTGGATGTTGCACATATCACTATTGGAAATAATGTGATGTTTGGCCCCAAGGTTTCATTATTAACCGCAACCCATCCGCTTGATAAAGATATTAGAAACGAGCAATATGAATATGGGCTTCCTATCACGATTAAAAATGATGTCTGGATTGGAGGCAATGTTGTCGTAAATCCAGGTGTAACTATAGGTTGTGGTGTCGTTGTAGGTTCTGGTAGTGTTGTAACTAAAGATTTACCTGATGATACATTATGTTATGGTAATCCATGTAGAGTGATCAGAAAACTAACAGAAGAAGATAAAATCTACTGGGAGAAACAAAAAGCTATTTCATTATCTAATAAATAA
- a CDS encoding cardiolipin synthase: MKRLLRLLLSRTTFILLLLLSQIAFFFVTINFLAQYQYVHTGLYMITVIIIAYLIYKEENPVFKLSWIIPIMIFPLFGGLFYLFYKNTNISKKTIRLYDKIELDRIAYIQKNKEIAHDKISNYLHKIGWPAYINTKTTFFDSGESIFDDIKSEIKQAKSYIYMEFFIINKGKLWDEILELLKVKAKENVKITLIYDDFGSSNLPYNYKKQLKSYGIDAYNFNPMKPHLNFQMNYRNHRKIIVIDGKIGYTGGINIGDEYVNIIHPFGHWQDAGIKLEGEAVQALALGFLDQLRFHTKDENQIDYTPVYKPDFKSQSVIIPFFDAPLDKEYTTKNIYMQMIHNATSSIDIVTPYLILDYELLAALKFAVSSGVEVNVIIPYIPDKRIVYMVSESYAKELSNHGINIYKFKPGFIHSKMMVVDQIEALIGTVNLDYRSLYLHFENSVYLKNDPSIKDMKDHFSELIEQSINIKDLKHPNLIYKFLQLVLKGFSSIL; encoded by the coding sequence ATGAAGCGATTATTAAGACTTTTACTCAGTAGAACAACATTTATCTTACTTTTACTACTCTCGCAAATTGCGTTCTTTTTTGTAACGATTAATTTTCTAGCTCAATACCAATATGTTCACACTGGACTATACATGATTACCGTCATCATTATCGCCTATCTGATTTACAAAGAAGAAAATCCTGTCTTCAAACTTTCATGGATCATACCGATTATGATTTTCCCGTTATTCGGAGGGTTATTTTATTTGTTTTATAAAAATACAAATATTTCAAAAAAGACCATTCGTTTATACGACAAAATAGAACTTGATCGCATAGCATACATCCAAAAAAATAAAGAGATTGCTCATGATAAAATTTCAAACTATCTCCATAAAATTGGTTGGCCTGCTTATATCAATACCAAAACAACTTTCTTTGATAGTGGTGAATCTATTTTTGATGATATAAAAAGTGAAATCAAGCAAGCAAAATCATACATCTATATGGAGTTTTTCATCATCAACAAGGGAAAACTTTGGGATGAAATTTTAGAATTATTAAAAGTCAAAGCGAAAGAAAATGTTAAAATCACTTTAATCTATGATGATTTTGGATCATCTAATCTTCCATATAATTACAAAAAACAGTTAAAATCATACGGTATTGATGCATATAATTTCAATCCGATGAAACCACATCTAAATTTTCAAATGAACTATAGAAATCATAGAAAAATTATTGTCATTGATGGAAAGATTGGTTATACAGGCGGTATAAACATTGGTGATGAATATGTCAATATCATCCATCCGTTTGGTCATTGGCAAGATGCAGGCATCAAATTAGAAGGCGAAGCTGTTCAAGCCCTTGCTTTAGGATTTTTAGATCAACTCAGGTTTCATACCAAAGATGAAAATCAAATTGATTATACGCCCGTTTATAAACCGGATTTCAAGTCTCAAAGTGTTATCATTCCATTTTTTGATGCTCCACTCGATAAAGAATACACAACTAAAAATATTTATATGCAGATGATCCATAATGCTACTTCTTCAATTGATATCGTAACACCTTATTTGATATTGGATTATGAGCTCTTGGCAGCATTAAAATTTGCAGTTTCATCTGGAGTAGAGGTAAATGTTATTATCCCTTACATTCCTGATAAACGCATAGTATATATGGTATCAGAATCTTATGCAAAAGAATTATCTAACCATGGTATCAATATCTATAAGTTTAAACCTGGATTTATTCACTCTAAAATGATGGTTGTCGATCAAATAGAAGCTTTAATTGGTACTGTAAATTTAGATTATCGTAGTTTATATTTACATTTTGAAAATAGTGTGTATTTAAAAAATGATCCTTCCATCAAAGATATGAAAGATCATTTTAGTGAACTTATAGAGCAATCTATTAACATTAAAGACTTAAAACATCCAAATCTCATATATAAGTTTTTACAACTTGTGCTTAAAGGATTCTCATCTATTCTATAA
- a CDS encoding RNA methyltransferase — protein MLHIVLFEPEIPQNTGNIMRTCVAIGAKLHLIEPMGFKLDEKRLKRSALDYFEYIDYKVYKNYDAFKTENKGRYFFLTRYGQKTYSEFDYKAIKEDIYLIFGKESTGVDKKILASHLESCYRIPTTDKVRSLNLSNCVALVSYEVLRQLDYPELIRTEPESLKGADFLNQFIGENNHDED, from the coding sequence ATGTTACATATTGTGTTATTTGAACCTGAAATCCCTCAAAATACAGGTAATATCATGAGAACTTGTGTTGCGATTGGAGCGAAACTTCATTTGATTGAACCGATGGGATTTAAACTTGATGAAAAAAGGTTAAAAAGAAGTGCACTTGATTATTTTGAATATATCGATTATAAGGTGTATAAAAATTACGATGCTTTTAAAACTGAGAATAAAGGTAGATATTTCTTTTTGACGAGATATGGACAAAAAACATATTCTGAGTTTGATTATAAAGCAATCAAGGAAGATATATATTTAATTTTTGGAAAAGAATCAACGGGTGTAGATAAAAAGATTTTAGCAAGTCACTTAGAGAGTTGTTATCGTATCCCTACAACAGATAAAGTGAGAAGCTTAAATTTGAGCAATTGTGTCGCGCTTGTATCCTATGAGGTCTTAAGACAGCTAGATTATCCAGAGTTAATCAGAACAGAGCCTGAAAGTTTAAAAGGTGCTGACTTTTTAAATCAATTTATAGGAGAAAACAACCATGATGAAGACTAA
- a CDS encoding acetate kinase (Enables the production of acetyl-CoA by phosphorylating acetate in the presence of ATP and a divalent cation) codes for MKIIAVNAGSSSLKFQLLNMPEEHEITSGLVERIGYDNAVFTIKIDGKKIKKETPVPSHKEAVELVISGLLEHKVIESLDEITGVGHRVVQGGELFKDSVIITDQVVKDIESLNDLAPLHNPANITGIEAFRELLPNVIQVAVFDTTFHQSMREDAYLYAAPYEWYKKYGVRKYGFHGTSHQYVSERAAELLGKKDAKIIVAHLGNGASLCAVDAGKSVDTSMGLTPLEGIPMGTRSGNIDPAVLMLVSEKENKSYEEVLNDLNKASGYLGVSGISNDSRDIVENMLSGHYRATLAHRIQIKRIADYIGSYYVYMGGLDAICFTAGIGENAPEVRKDVIDAIKVLGITLDEEENQKRGERMISTKDSKVKAFIIPTNEEVMIAREVLRLNK; via the coding sequence ATGAAAATTATTGCTGTAAACGCTGGGAGTTCATCATTAAAATTCCAGCTATTAAACATGCCAGAAGAACATGAGATTACATCAGGACTTGTCGAAAGAATCGGATACGATAACGCTGTATTTACGATTAAAATCGATGGTAAAAAAATAAAAAAAGAAACACCAGTCCCAAGCCATAAAGAGGCTGTTGAATTAGTGATTAGTGGACTTTTAGAACACAAAGTCATTGAATCACTTGATGAAATTACAGGCGTTGGACATCGTGTTGTTCAAGGTGGAGAATTATTTAAAGATTCAGTTATCATTACTGATCAAGTTGTTAAAGATATTGAAAGTTTAAATGATTTAGCACCACTACATAATCCTGCAAATATCACAGGGATTGAAGCTTTTAGAGAATTACTTCCAAATGTGATTCAAGTAGCTGTATTTGATACAACGTTCCATCAATCCATGAGAGAAGATGCATATCTATATGCTGCACCATATGAATGGTATAAGAAATATGGTGTTAGAAAATATGGATTCCATGGAACATCACACCAATATGTGAGTGAAAGAGCTGCTGAGTTATTAGGAAAAAAAGATGCGAAGATTATTGTTGCACATTTAGGTAATGGTGCATCACTATGTGCTGTTGATGCTGGTAAGAGTGTAGATACATCAATGGGTCTAACACCACTTGAAGGTATTCCAATGGGAACGCGTTCAGGAAACATCGATCCAGCTGTGTTAATGTTAGTTTCTGAAAAAGAAAATAAATCATATGAAGAAGTCTTAAATGATTTAAATAAAGCAAGTGGTTATCTGGGTGTATCGGGCATATCGAATGACAGTAGAGATATTGTTGAAAATATGCTTTCAGGTCATTATAGAGCAACCCTAGCACACCGTATTCAAATTAAGAGAATTGCAGATTATATAGGATCATACTATGTATATATGGGTGGTTTAGATGCGATTTGCTTTACTGCAGGTATCGGTGAAAATGCTCCAGAGGTAAGAAAAGATGTGATTGATGCTATTAAAGTATTAGGTATCACTCTAGATGAAGAAGAAAATCAAAAACGTGGAGAACGCATGATTTCAACCAAAGATTCAAAAGTTAAAGCATTTATCATTCCAACCAATGAAGAAGTGATGATTGCTAGAGAAGTATTGAGATTAAACAAGTAA
- a CDS encoding GNAT family N-acetyltransferase, whose product MKVISIKTHPEYEKTIVDYFKRVWGSESTYKVYEDAIKHAKQRGLPNWYLLIHEEEIVGCAGLITNDFISRMDLYPWLAALFIEEEHRGHGYGKILIDQIKTDAKSYGFKNLYLCTDHVGYYERYGFSYIADGFHPWGETSSIFECKL is encoded by the coding sequence ATGAAAGTTATATCTATAAAAACACATCCTGAATATGAGAAAACGATTGTAGATTATTTTAAAAGAGTTTGGGGATCAGAAAGTACATATAAAGTTTATGAAGACGCTATTAAACATGCGAAACAAAGAGGTCTTCCCAATTGGTATTTATTGATTCATGAAGAAGAGATTGTTGGATGTGCTGGACTGATTACGAATGATTTCATCAGTCGTATGGATCTTTATCCTTGGTTAGCAGCACTGTTTATAGAAGAAGAGCATAGAGGTCATGGTTATGGAAAAATTCTGATTGATCAAATCAAAACTGATGCAAAATCATATGGATTTAAGAACTTATATTTATGTACAGATCATGTTGGTTATTATGAAAGATACGGATTTAGTTACATAGCAGACGGATTTCATCCTTGGGGTGAAACATCAAGTATATTTGAGTGCAAATTGTAG
- a CDS encoding 23S rRNA (uracil-5-)-methyltransferase RumA, producing MNDFIHLNDVINIDIKKIGINGEGIGYYQKLAVFVDYALPGENVDVRVTKVYNNRAEGKLEKINKESVYRDTPFCPVYEKCGGCQLQHLRYERTLVEKRQLIIDSFDRYISFKVPRHIIKDTIGADNPKYYRNKASLPVENKKRNEIGMYRAGSNRFVAIDECPVQNPSINRILKTILRLMNIFKVDGFDPKYKKGYIKNVVVRVSETLGEAQVTFILNKDSKYLDTLVENLVKEESMIQSVFKVISKPTKKNEFFTDEPVKLFGKDTINEKLSTYTFDLKPEAFFQLNSPQAHKFYMKMKDLAGLKKNEVAIDAYAGVAPVSHYIAKDCKKVYAIELNESSCESARKSLETNGIDNVVILQSDFKRALSGLKETQIDVMLFDPPRIGLGEETIDLILKFKPKRLVYGSCNPSTLGKDLNILLKDYVLIETTPLDMFPYTSLVESVSLLILKDR from the coding sequence ATGAACGATTTTATTCATTTAAACGATGTCATTAATATTGATATCAAAAAAATAGGGATTAATGGTGAAGGTATTGGGTATTATCAAAAACTTGCAGTTTTTGTTGATTACGCTTTACCAGGTGAAAATGTAGATGTTAGAGTAACCAAGGTTTATAATAACAGAGCTGAAGGAAAACTAGAAAAAATAAACAAAGAAAGTGTATATCGAGATACACCTTTTTGTCCTGTTTATGAAAAATGTGGTGGATGTCAACTCCAGCATCTGAGATATGAAAGAACTTTAGTTGAAAAAAGACAACTTATTATTGATAGTTTTGATCGCTATATTTCATTTAAAGTCCCAAGACACATCATTAAAGATACTATAGGTGCTGATAACCCTAAATATTACAGAAATAAAGCAAGTCTTCCTGTTGAAAATAAGAAGAGAAATGAAATCGGAATGTACCGTGCCGGGTCCAATCGTTTTGTCGCAATCGATGAGTGTCCCGTTCAAAATCCATCGATTAATCGGATTTTAAAAACAATTTTAAGACTCATGAATATTTTTAAAGTTGATGGATTTGATCCAAAATATAAAAAAGGGTATATAAAAAATGTAGTTGTTAGAGTCAGTGAAACTTTAGGTGAGGCACAAGTCACATTTATTTTAAATAAAGATAGTAAATACTTAGATACACTTGTCGAAAATTTAGTTAAAGAAGAAAGTATGATTCAATCAGTATTTAAAGTCATTAGTAAGCCTACTAAGAAAAACGAGTTCTTCACAGATGAGCCTGTTAAGCTTTTCGGAAAAGATACAATCAATGAAAAGCTAAGCACATATACATTTGATTTAAAACCAGAAGCTTTTTTCCAACTGAATAGTCCACAAGCACATAAATTTTATATGAAAATGAAAGACTTAGCAGGACTTAAGAAAAATGAAGTTGCAATCGATGCATATGCTGGGGTTGCACCTGTAAGTCATTATATAGCAAAAGATTGCAAGAAAGTCTATGCGATTGAGCTTAATGAGAGTTCTTGTGAGAGTGCTAGAAAGTCATTAGAGACAAATGGTATAGATAATGTAGTTATCTTACAAAGCGACTTTAAACGTGCATTAAGTGGGTTAAAAGAGACACAAATCGATGTGATGCTATTTGATCCACCAAGAATAGGTTTAGGAGAAGAAACCATTGATTTGATTTTAAAATTCAAGCCAAAACGTTTGGTATATGGATCTTGTAATCCTTCCACACTTGGTAAGGATTTAAATATATTATTAAAAGATTATGTTTTAATAGAAACAACCCCACTTGATATGTTTCCATATACATCTTTAGTTGAAAGTGTAAGTTTACTTATTTTAAAAGATAGATAA
- a CDS encoding nicotinate phosphoribosyltransferase has translation MENRKLTMLMDFYELTMANGYFKDKKHEQIAVFDVFFRSIPDKGGYAIFAGLEQVVEYIQNLKFGKAEINYLKSKKIFDDDFLTYLENFTFTSDVYAMKEGTPIFPHEPILVVKGPIIECQLIETMILLTINHQSLIATKSARIVYAAKGRSVIEFGARRAHGYDASIYGARAAYISGVVGTSNTYVDFKYNIPALGTMAHSYIQSYDSEYEAFKSYALTYPDSCVLLVDTYNTLKQGIPNAIKVFKDVLEPMGKRLKGIRLDSGDLAYLTIEARRMLDEAGLEDCKITVSNSLDEYLIKELIHQGARIDTFGVGERLVTARSEAVFGGVFKLSAVEVDGVLEPKIKISENVQKTTTPGFKQVYRFYDKDCMATADVMTLFDEEIDESKPYHLFDPNFPWKSKEIDNYHVRPLLIPIFEKGKLVYDLPSLDEIRAYQQKEFKALWPAVLRLENPHEYYVDLSENLWALKHELIKKYKV, from the coding sequence ATGGAAAACAGAAAACTAACCATGCTTATGGACTTTTATGAACTCACCATGGCAAATGGTTACTTTAAAGATAAAAAGCATGAGCAAATTGCTGTTTTTGATGTATTTTTTAGATCTATTCCAGATAAAGGTGGTTATGCTATTTTTGCTGGATTAGAACAAGTTGTTGAGTACATTCAAAACCTTAAGTTTGGTAAAGCTGAAATTAATTATTTAAAATCTAAAAAAATATTCGATGACGATTTTTTAACATATTTAGAAAATTTCACGTTCACTTCTGACGTTTATGCAATGAAAGAAGGGACACCCATTTTCCCACATGAGCCTATTTTAGTCGTAAAAGGTCCAATCATTGAGTGTCAGTTGATTGAAACAATGATTTTACTAACCATTAATCATCAAAGTTTGATCGCAACAAAATCTGCTAGAATTGTTTATGCAGCTAAGGGTCGTTCAGTGATTGAGTTTGGTGCAAGACGTGCACATGGTTACGATGCATCCATATATGGTGCAAGAGCTGCGTATATTTCCGGTGTTGTTGGGACATCAAACACATATGTGGACTTTAAATACAATATTCCTGCACTGGGAACGATGGCACATAGTTATATTCAAAGTTATGATAGCGAGTATGAAGCATTTAAATCGTATGCTTTAACTTATCCAGATAGTTGTGTATTACTTGTAGATACGTATAACACTTTAAAACAAGGGATACCTAATGCAATAAAAGTATTTAAAGATGTATTAGAGCCAATGGGTAAAAGATTAAAAGGTATTCGTTTAGACAGCGGAGATTTAGCTTATCTTACGATTGAAGCAAGAAGAATGCTTGATGAAGCTGGATTAGAAGATTGTAAGATTACAGTATCTAATTCACTTGATGAATATCTTATTAAAGAACTTATTCATCAAGGCGCAAGAATTGATACATTTGGTGTTGGCGAAAGATTAGTAACCGCAAGATCTGAAGCTGTTTTTGGTGGTGTATTTAAATTATCAGCAGTTGAAGTAGATGGTGTGTTAGAACCTAAAATAAAGATTAGTGAAAATGTCCAAAAAACGACAACTCCAGGGTTTAAGCAAGTTTATCGATTCTATGATAAGGATTGTATGGCTACAGCGGATGTTATGACTTTATTTGATGAAGAAATTGATGAATCTAAACCCTATCATTTGTTTGATCCAAACTTCCCATGGAAGAGCAAGGAAATCGATAATTATCATGTGAGACCTTTGCTCATACCTATATTCGAAAAAGGGAAATTGGTTTATGATTTGCCTTCATTAGATGAAATTAGAGCCTATCAACAAAAAGAGTTTAAAGCATTGTGGCCTGCAGTATTGAGACTAGAGAATCCACATGAGTATTATGTGGACTTATCGGAAAACTTATGGGCTTTAAAGCACGAACTCATTAAAAAATATAAAGTATAA